A DNA window from Pseudodesulfovibrio thermohalotolerans contains the following coding sequences:
- a CDS encoding multiheme c-type cytochrome, with translation MEYPIWQLTTLGGGFWIAVIATLHVYVAHFAVGGGLFLVLTERAAYKSNNPHLLQYAKKHTRFFLLLTMAFGGVSGVAIWLTVALLAPEATITLIHQFVFGWAAEWVCFLGEIVALIIYYYAWDSMDRRDHMAVGWLYFLFGWLSLFLINGIVGFMLTPGRWIETKSFWDGFFNPSFWPSLVFRSFFSAVCAGLFGFVTATRIKDEATRLRTVRVCSAWTVFGVLAVFLSGWWYVAAMPPEQYEMIVFKSNRVSDFMRYFWIFGAATLVGGLLLAVKTPRRMSFALALVVLVVGQGLFGSFEFIREAGRKPYLIWDTVYSSSILKARVPVINQQGAIASAKWAPPELADGITEENAKIAGAFLFQLECSACHSIHGPMNEITARTAQYNVDGMDAFLTGMGKLNKYMPPFIGNSEERMLLARYIAEDLNGHAPEEPVAMPEMAEPPSAPFDPDTSEYVLVGWCARGMGFFSQNDKWTLLPPSNVIRAQLVLRDPAPERVMDGVTITYSIEADQDSPALTGTLEADADAGRFEARVSIPPYAKGEYNPLPVVTLTAKDGSGAVLATTMVAAPTSDQMGCFNCHSGGMMQDGSGMASATVENILATHDRMNSTKLAQTKGVVECVSCHDDSIQGVENNADKPNLSAAIHGVHAVYMAGREAEGSCLKCHPQSTLRGQHELLGFTCTDCHGEIEDLAVSLLRAEQERGVPGADRLLARITPRTMTNSEAIKPRRPWVNQPDCLTCHVDFAPPETDSAFNVWTEDADGLFAARRDDMDAMNCGACHGSPHAVYPASPRDNMQPMQYMGEAQALGAGGTCTVCHVESMEDPVHHPGMGLD, from the coding sequence ATGGAATATCCCATCTGGCAACTGACCACTCTGGGCGGCGGCTTCTGGATCGCCGTCATCGCCACCCTGCATGTCTACGTGGCCCACTTCGCGGTGGGCGGCGGCCTGTTCCTGGTCCTGACCGAGCGGGCGGCCTACAAGTCCAATAACCCTCATCTGTTGCAGTATGCCAAGAAGCACACCCGCTTCTTCCTGCTCCTGACCATGGCCTTCGGCGGCGTGTCCGGCGTGGCCATCTGGCTGACCGTGGCCCTGCTCGCGCCGGAGGCGACCATCACCCTCATCCATCAGTTCGTGTTCGGATGGGCCGCCGAGTGGGTCTGTTTCCTGGGCGAGATCGTCGCTCTTATCATCTACTATTACGCCTGGGATTCCATGGACCGCCGCGACCATATGGCCGTGGGCTGGCTCTATTTCCTGTTCGGCTGGCTGTCCCTCTTCCTCATCAACGGGATCGTCGGCTTCATGCTCACCCCGGGCCGGTGGATCGAGACCAAGAGCTTCTGGGACGGCTTCTTCAACCCGTCGTTCTGGCCCTCGCTGGTCTTCCGCTCCTTCTTCTCCGCCGTGTGCGCGGGGCTGTTCGGCTTTGTCACGGCCACCCGCATCAAGGACGAGGCCACCCGGCTGCGCACCGTCCGGGTCTGCTCGGCCTGGACCGTGTTCGGCGTGCTGGCCGTGTTTCTGTCCGGCTGGTGGTACGTGGCCGCCATGCCGCCCGAGCAGTATGAGATGATCGTGTTCAAGTCGAACCGCGTGTCCGACTTCATGCGGTATTTCTGGATATTCGGCGCGGCCACCCTGGTCGGCGGTCTGCTCCTGGCCGTGAAGACGCCCCGGCGCATGTCTTTTGCCCTGGCCCTGGTGGTCCTGGTGGTCGGCCAGGGGCTGTTCGGCTCCTTCGAGTTCATCCGCGAGGCGGGGCGCAAGCCGTACCTCATCTGGGATACGGTCTATTCCTCCTCCATCCTCAAGGCCCGCGTGCCGGTAATCAACCAGCAGGGGGCCATCGCCTCGGCCAAGTGGGCTCCGCCCGAGCTGGCCGACGGCATCACCGAGGAGAACGCCAAGATCGCGGGCGCGTTCCTTTTCCAGCTCGAATGTTCGGCCTGTCACTCGATTCACGGCCCCATGAACGAGATCACGGCGCGCACCGCCCAGTATAACGTGGACGGCATGGACGCCTTCCTGACCGGCATGGGCAAGCTCAACAAATACATGCCGCCTTTCATCGGCAATTCCGAGGAGCGTATGCTCCTGGCCCGGTACATCGCCGAGGACCTGAACGGCCACGCCCCAGAGGAACCCGTTGCGATGCCCGAGATGGCCGAGCCGCCGTCCGCACCCTTTGATCCCGATACCTCGGAATACGTCCTGGTGGGTTGGTGCGCGCGCGGCATGGGCTTCTTCTCGCAGAACGACAAGTGGACCCTGTTGCCGCCGTCCAACGTCATCCGCGCCCAACTGGTGTTGCGCGACCCCGCGCCCGAGCGGGTCATGGACGGCGTGACCATCACCTATTCCATCGAGGCGGACCAGGATTCCCCGGCCCTGACCGGCACGCTTGAGGCCGACGCGGACGCGGGCCGTTTCGAGGCAAGGGTGTCCATCCCGCCTTACGCCAAGGGCGAATACAATCCGCTCCCCGTGGTCACCCTGACCGCGAAGGACGGCTCCGGCGCGGTTCTGGCCACAACCATGGTCGCCGCGCCCACCTCCGACCAGATGGGCTGCTTCAACTGCCACAGCGGCGGAATGATGCAGGACGGGTCCGGCATGGCCTCCGCCACGGTGGAGAACATTCTGGCCACCCATGACCGCATGAATTCCACCAAGCTGGCGCAGACCAAGGGCGTGGTGGAGTGCGTCTCCTGCCACGACGATTCCATCCAGGGAGTGGAGAACAACGCCGACAAGCCCAATCTGTCCGCAGCCATACACGGTGTGCACGCCGTCTACATGGCCGGGCGCGAGGCCGAAGGCTCCTGCCTCAAGTGCCATCCCCAGTCCACCCTGCGGGGCCAGCACGAGCTGCTCGGTTTCACCTGTACCGACTGCCACGGCGAGATCGAGGACCTGGCCGTTTCCCTGCTCAGGGCGGAACAGGAACGGGGCGTCCCCGGCGCGGACCGTCTTCTGGCCCGGATCACGCCGCGGACCATGACCAACAGCGAGGCCATCAAGCCGCGCCGTCCCTGGGTCAACCAGCCCGACTGCCTGACCTGTCATGTGGACTTCGCGCCGCCCGAGACCGATTCGGCCTTCAACGTCTGGACCGAGGACGCGGACGGACTCTTCGCCGCCCGGCGCGACGACATGGACGCCATGAACTGCGGCGCGTGCCACGGTTCGCCCCATGCCGTTTATCCGGCTTCGCCGCGCGACAACATGCAGCCCATGCAGTACATGGGCGAGGCTCAGGCGCTCGGCGCGGGCGGAACCTGCACCGTCTGTCACGTGGAGAGCATGGAGGACCCGGTTCACCATCCGGGCATGGGACTGGATTAG
- the rocD gene encoding ornithine--oxo-acid transaminase, translated as MQSDRFILLEDEFGAHNYKPLDVVLERGRGIWVWDVDGKKYMDCLSAYSAVNQGHCHPKIMQALTDQAERLTLTSRAFRNDQLGPFYKELCDLTRSHKVLPMNSGAEAVETAIKAVRKWGYQVKGVPENKAEIIVCRNNFHGRTISIISFSTDPVSTTGFGPFTPGFKIIDFGDAEALEKAITPNTVAFLVEPIQGEAGVVIPPDGYLGDVRRICSETGVVLILDEIQTGLGRTGKLLAEEHEGIEADLTLIGKALSGGFYPVSAVLSNTEVLGVLKPGEHGSTFGGNPLACAVARAALRTLTEEGLIDNARVMGEYFMEGLRRIDNPKIKEVRGRGLLIGVEFHADAGGARRYCERLKETGLLCKETHETIIRFAPPLVIAKEDIDWALERIAPVLSE; from the coding sequence ATGCAATCAGACCGCTTCATCCTGCTCGAAGACGAATTCGGCGCACACAACTACAAACCGCTCGACGTGGTCCTCGAACGCGGACGGGGCATTTGGGTATGGGACGTGGACGGAAAAAAGTACATGGACTGCCTGTCCGCCTATTCCGCCGTGAACCAGGGGCACTGCCACCCGAAAATCATGCAGGCCCTGACGGACCAGGCCGAGAGGCTCACCCTGACGTCACGCGCCTTCCGCAACGACCAGCTCGGCCCGTTCTACAAAGAGCTTTGCGACCTGACCAGATCCCACAAGGTTCTGCCCATGAACTCCGGGGCCGAAGCGGTGGAGACCGCCATCAAGGCCGTCCGCAAATGGGGCTACCAGGTCAAGGGCGTGCCCGAAAACAAGGCCGAAATCATCGTCTGCCGCAACAACTTCCACGGCCGGACCATCTCGATCATCTCCTTCTCCACCGATCCGGTGTCCACAACCGGCTTCGGCCCGTTCACGCCGGGCTTCAAGATCATCGACTTCGGCGACGCCGAAGCCCTCGAAAAGGCGATCACCCCAAATACCGTGGCTTTTCTCGTGGAGCCCATCCAGGGAGAAGCCGGGGTCGTCATTCCGCCGGACGGCTATCTCGGGGATGTGCGGCGCATATGCAGCGAAACGGGCGTCGTGCTCATCCTGGACGAGATCCAGACCGGGCTGGGCCGAACCGGCAAGCTTTTGGCCGAGGAGCACGAAGGGATCGAGGCCGACCTGACGCTTATCGGCAAGGCTCTGTCCGGCGGATTCTACCCGGTCTCGGCAGTCCTCTCCAATACCGAGGTTCTCGGGGTGCTCAAGCCGGGCGAGCACGGGTCCACCTTCGGCGGCAATCCCCTGGCATGCGCCGTGGCCCGGGCGGCCCTCAGGACGCTCACCGAAGAGGGGCTCATCGATAACGCCCGCGTCATGGGCGAATACTTCATGGAAGGCCTCCGGCGAATCGACAATCCCAAGATCAAGGAAGTTCGAGGCCGGGGCCTGCTGATAGGAGTGGAATTCCATGCCGACGCGGGCGGCGCGCGCCGCTACTGCGAACGGCTCAAGGAAACCGGGCTCCTCTGCAAGGAGACCCACGAGACGATCATCCGCTTCGCCCCGCCCCTGGTCATCGCCAAGGAGGACATCGACTGGGCGCTGGAACGGATCGCGCCCGTGCTGTCCGAATAG
- a CDS encoding PAS domain-containing hybrid sensor histidine kinase/response regulator has protein sequence MIDPETSEWAAEPSKDSSYPGARDEPFVDSACFVGLCGALGDGVVGTDLCGVIHEANAAFCSLIGYDRSEVIGRTVLDFTPENERAGEEEMILGMLESDGESREFEKGLISRDGRKLLVRVSCRPQRDRSGKAVALWGLFRDITDLRPAGGVSNESLEMYRFLAENAADIIWTMDNEGRYTYVSPSVERIRGYKPDEMIGMRAEEAVCSESLDKSWALWEEADEAMQRLPGSSPTIRLELRFLKKDGVRIWGESMSRRLLRPDGIPEGYIGITRDITERKRIEERLRTSEHFLQAMINATEDSVGLFQVDGTVLAMNKNMARFFGLSGKAAGQSVFDFIPQILQPLIRRFFQQVVETRKPLTEQVVWSGKILDGVIYPVMDGGEITAIAVYGRDVTEARFAEEARKKTQEQYRLIVETANEGILGLDANQMVTYANKIVADFLGCKVENLIGRNLLDFVAPAELEDSEKRLKLRLSGKRERYERRFLRRDGAEVWGMVSSTPLMAEDGRLLGVFAMIADITEVKRAHERLLTILDGISADVYVTDFATDEILFMNARMGRHYGPIKNGMLCHKLVRNLDSRCPHCPKPRLVDENGVPVGTLVTERYYERQKCWNLNHDRAIRWLEGRLVHMHMAADITELKTMASELKEAMAKAEAASLAKNEFLANMSHEIRTPLHGLLGMLQLMQLSSLEPLQRDYLETALNSGRSLLQVLNDILDLSKVESGKLELEPAPFELGEVLDQVVSTFRHEVEERGVSMTWEIDETLPRHFMADKGRLRQILFNLVGNAVKFTPAGSIEVRAYPLQPVADTETGRLLFEVSDTGIGIPADKVSTVFDPFTQVDGSSTRKYQGTGLGLGIVRRLVHLMGGYISVDTEEEVGTTVYFTIDSRSVEPMFGAGDSECRTSAEDGLSILVAEDERVNRVVIQRILEKLGHRVECVGSGEEALKILRGRSFDLFLTDIQMPGLDGVATTQVIRNELGLDIPVIALTAHAMQGDRDRFIEAGMNGYVAKPFEIDGLKLEIERVLGRTES, from the coding sequence ATGATCGATCCTGAAACGAGCGAATGGGCCGCCGAGCCCTCCAAGGATTCGTCTTATCCCGGCGCGCGGGATGAGCCGTTCGTCGATTCCGCATGCTTTGTGGGGTTGTGCGGCGCCTTGGGCGACGGCGTGGTCGGCACCGATCTCTGCGGCGTTATCCACGAGGCCAATGCCGCTTTCTGCTCCCTGATAGGCTATGATCGGAGCGAAGTGATAGGTCGGACCGTGCTCGATTTCACCCCTGAGAACGAACGGGCGGGCGAGGAGGAGATGATCCTCGGTATGCTTGAGTCCGACGGCGAGTCCCGGGAGTTCGAGAAGGGGCTGATCTCCCGCGACGGCAGGAAGCTGCTGGTCCGGGTCAGTTGCCGGCCGCAGCGCGATCGGTCCGGAAAGGCCGTGGCCCTGTGGGGACTTTTCCGCGATATCACCGACCTCCGTCCGGCCGGGGGCGTGAGCAACGAGAGCCTGGAGATGTATCGTTTCCTGGCGGAAAATGCCGCCGACATCATCTGGACCATGGACAACGAGGGCCGGTACACCTATGTCAGCCCGTCCGTGGAGCGTATTCGGGGATACAAGCCCGACGAGATGATCGGGATGCGGGCCGAGGAGGCCGTATGCTCCGAGTCTCTGGACAAGAGTTGGGCGCTCTGGGAGGAAGCCGACGAAGCCATGCAGCGCCTTCCCGGCTCGTCGCCGACCATTCGGCTCGAATTGCGCTTCCTGAAGAAGGACGGCGTCAGAATCTGGGGCGAGTCCATGTCCCGGAGGCTTTTGAGGCCGGACGGCATTCCCGAAGGCTACATCGGCATTACGCGGGACATTACCGAGCGCAAGCGGATCGAGGAGCGGCTTCGCACCAGCGAGCATTTCCTCCAGGCCATGATAAACGCCACCGAGGATTCGGTGGGGCTGTTCCAGGTGGACGGCACGGTCCTGGCCATGAACAAGAACATGGCCAGGTTTTTCGGCCTGTCCGGCAAGGCTGCCGGGCAGAGCGTCTTCGACTTCATCCCCCAGATCCTCCAACCCCTTATCCGCCGTTTTTTTCAACAGGTAGTGGAGACGCGCAAGCCGTTGACCGAGCAGGTGGTCTGGTCCGGCAAGATTCTCGACGGGGTTATTTATCCCGTGATGGACGGCGGCGAGATCACGGCCATCGCCGTGTACGGCCGGGACGTGACCGAGGCGCGGTTCGCCGAGGAGGCGCGCAAGAAGACCCAGGAGCAGTACAGGCTCATCGTGGAAACGGCCAACGAGGGCATCCTCGGTCTGGACGCGAACCAGATGGTCACTTACGCCAACAAGATCGTGGCCGACTTTTTGGGCTGCAAGGTGGAGAATCTCATCGGCCGGAACCTCCTTGATTTCGTGGCCCCGGCCGAGCTGGAGGACAGCGAAAAGCGTTTGAAGCTGCGCCTGTCGGGCAAGCGCGAGCGATATGAGCGGCGTTTCCTGCGGCGGGACGGGGCCGAGGTTTGGGGCATGGTCTCGTCCACGCCGCTCATGGCCGAGGACGGCAGACTGCTCGGGGTGTTCGCCATGATCGCGGACATCACCGAGGTCAAGCGGGCCCATGAGCGGCTGTTGACCATTCTGGACGGGATCAGCGCGGACGTGTACGTGACCGACTTCGCGACCGACGAGATATTGTTCATGAACGCGAGGATGGGCAGGCATTACGGTCCCATCAAGAACGGAATGCTTTGCCACAAGCTCGTTCGGAATTTGGACAGCCGTTGTCCTCACTGCCCCAAGCCCAGACTGGTGGACGAAAACGGTGTGCCAGTGGGTACTCTGGTCACGGAGCGGTACTACGAACGGCAGAAGTGCTGGAACCTCAACCATGACCGGGCCATCCGCTGGCTTGAGGGCAGGCTCGTGCACATGCACATGGCCGCGGACATCACCGAGCTCAAGACCATGGCCTCCGAACTGAAGGAAGCCATGGCCAAGGCCGAGGCGGCCAGCCTGGCCAAGAACGAGTTCCTGGCGAACATGAGCCACGAGATCCGCACGCCCCTTCATGGGTTGCTCGGCATGTTGCAGCTCATGCAGCTCAGCAGCCTCGAACCCCTGCAACGCGATTATCTGGAAACGGCCCTCAACTCCGGGCGCAGTCTGCTCCAGGTGCTCAACGACATCCTCGATCTTTCCAAGGTGGAGTCGGGCAAGCTGGAGTTGGAGCCGGCCCCCTTCGAACTGGGGGAGGTGCTGGATCAGGTGGTCTCCACCTTCCGCCACGAGGTGGAGGAGCGCGGCGTGTCCATGACATGGGAGATCGACGAGACGTTGCCCCGGCATTTCATGGCCGACAAGGGGCGGCTACGCCAGATTCTCTTCAATCTGGTGGGCAATGCGGTCAAGTTCACCCCGGCCGGGTCCATCGAGGTCCGCGCCTATCCGCTTCAGCCGGTCGCGGACACCGAGACCGGCCGGCTGCTTTTCGAAGTCTCGGACACGGGCATCGGCATTCCGGCCGACAAGGTGAGCACCGTGTTCGATCCGTTCACCCAGGTGGACGGATCCTCGACCCGCAAGTATCAGGGGACGGGCCTGGGACTCGGCATCGTCCGGCGGCTGGTCCATCTTATGGGCGGGTATATCAGCGTGGACACCGAGGAGGAAGTGGGAACCACAGTCTACTTCACCATCGACAGCCGAAGCGTGGAGCCGATGTTCGGCGCGGGCGATTCCGAATGCCGGACATCCGCCGAGGACGGACTGTCCATTCTGGTCGCCGAGGACGAGCGGGTCAACCGCGTGGTCATTCAGCGCATTCTGGAAAAGCTCGGTCATCGGGTCGAGTGCGTGGGAAGCGGCGAGGAGGCCCTCAAAATTCTGAGAGGGCGGTCTTTCGACCTTTTCCTTACGGACATACAGATGCCCGGCCTGGACGGGGTGGCCACCACACAGGTCATTCGCAACGAGTTGGGGTTGGATATCCCGGTTATCGCCCTGACCGCGCACGCCATGCAGGGAGACCGGGACCGTTTCATCGAAGCGGGCATGAACGGCTACGTGGCCAAGCCCTTCGAAATTGACGGCCTGAAACTGGAAATCGAGCGGGTCCTGGGCCGGACCGAATCCTAG
- the selD gene encoding selenide, water dikinase SelD — MEKLKLVQMVKAAGUAAKITPGDLETALSGLKVRPDDRVLAGGPGDNEDAAILSFPPGKALVQTVDFFTPVVNDPYKFGRIAAANALSDVYAMGGEPWATMNIVCFPADKLPMSVLAEVLRGGNDAVEEAGAVPSGGHSVDDPEIKYGLAVSGAVDPGRFASNRGVRPDDVLILTKPVGTGVLATAVKGEMPGCEEMEDLLFQTCGKLNKTGGMIIRKLGLTGATDITGFGLGGHMIELAEASGVTLELRMKDVPLLPGALDMASMGLLPAGSICNRRHYLPKVNADDGLDPIHFDLMFDAQTSGGLLLAVPPKLVDRALSMLEAAGETGAVVGRALAALPGAHPLSVI; from the coding sequence ATGGAAAAGTTGAAACTGGTCCAGATGGTCAAAGCCGCGGGCTGAGCGGCGAAGATCACTCCGGGGGACCTGGAGACAGCACTTTCGGGCCTCAAGGTCCGACCTGACGACCGCGTACTCGCCGGTGGCCCCGGCGACAACGAGGACGCTGCCATATTGTCTTTTCCCCCGGGCAAGGCCCTGGTCCAGACCGTGGATTTCTTCACTCCCGTGGTCAACGATCCCTACAAGTTCGGCCGCATCGCGGCGGCCAACGCCCTGTCCGACGTCTACGCCATGGGCGGCGAACCGTGGGCGACCATGAACATCGTCTGCTTCCCGGCTGACAAACTGCCCATGTCCGTGCTGGCCGAAGTCCTGCGCGGGGGCAACGACGCCGTCGAGGAAGCGGGCGCGGTGCCCAGCGGCGGGCACAGCGTGGACGACCCCGAGATCAAGTACGGCCTGGCCGTATCCGGGGCCGTGGACCCCGGCCGTTTCGCCTCCAACCGGGGCGTCAGGCCCGACGACGTGCTGATCCTGACCAAACCCGTCGGAACAGGGGTGCTGGCCACGGCGGTCAAGGGCGAGATGCCCGGCTGTGAGGAAATGGAGGACCTGCTCTTCCAAACCTGCGGCAAGCTGAACAAGACCGGCGGCATGATTATCCGCAAGCTCGGCCTGACGGGAGCCACGGACATCACCGGGTTCGGCCTGGGCGGCCACATGATCGAGCTGGCCGAAGCGAGCGGCGTGACGCTGGAACTGCGCATGAAAGACGTGCCGCTGCTGCCCGGCGCACTGGACATGGCGTCCATGGGCCTTTTGCCCGCCGGGTCCATCTGCAACCGCAGGCACTACCTGCCGAAGGTCAACGCCGACGACGGCCTCGACCCCATCCATTTCGATCTCATGTTCGACGCCCAAACCTCGGGTGGCCTCCTGCTGGCCGTGCCGCCAAAGCTCGTGGATCGAGCACTGTCCATGCTCGAAGCCGCCGGAGAAACCGGAGCCGTTGTGGGCCGCGCGCTAGCCGCGCTTCCGGGAGCCCATCCCCTTTCCGTGATCTAG
- a CDS encoding YkgJ family cysteine cluster protein, with product MESDETKEFLDSLPELEEGKTYCFKCYPGIECFNACCSDLDMVLTPYDILRMRAALGMSSLDFLRVHAVGHHAPDTNFPVFKFKMLDNAKRSCAFVTPEGCRIYEDRPGACRMYPLGRATRPDGKGGVLEQFFIVREDHCRGFLEKDEWTGESWKQDQGFKDYTAFNDRYMNILSRTRQLGHPISDKLSQMAILAFYKIDEFQGFIQKMQLFERVEVDEKRQKAILENENVALSFAMDWFELVLFQDMTKLKPKNVPLRRKGVRPGGE from the coding sequence ATGGAAAGCGACGAGACCAAGGAATTTCTGGACTCTCTTCCTGAACTGGAAGAGGGCAAGACATACTGTTTCAAGTGCTACCCGGGCATCGAGTGCTTCAACGCGTGCTGCTCGGACCTGGACATGGTTCTGACCCCCTATGACATCCTGCGTATGCGGGCCGCGCTGGGCATGTCGTCCCTCGACTTCCTGCGCGTCCACGCCGTGGGGCACCATGCGCCGGACACCAATTTCCCCGTGTTCAAGTTCAAGATGCTGGACAACGCCAAACGCTCCTGCGCCTTCGTCACTCCCGAGGGATGCCGCATTTACGAGGACCGGCCCGGCGCATGTCGCATGTATCCGCTTGGCCGGGCCACCCGGCCCGACGGCAAGGGCGGCGTGCTGGAACAGTTCTTTATCGTGCGCGAGGACCATTGCAGGGGATTCCTCGAAAAGGACGAATGGACCGGCGAATCCTGGAAACAGGACCAGGGCTTCAAGGACTACACCGCCTTCAACGACAGGTACATGAACATCCTGTCCCGTACCCGTCAGCTCGGCCATCCCATTTCGGACAAGCTCAGCCAGATGGCCATTCTTGCCTTCTACAAGATCGACGAATTCCAAGGCTTCATCCAGAAGATGCAGCTTTTCGAACGCGTGGAGGTGGACGAGAAGCGGCAGAAGGCCATTCTCGAAAACGAGAACGTGGCCCTGTCCTTCGCCATGGACTGGTTCGAGCTTGTGCTCTTTCAGGATATGACCAAGCTCAAGCCCAAGAACGTGCCCCTGCGTCGCAAGGGCGTCCGTCCCGGAGGAGAATAA
- the rfaE2 gene encoding D-glycero-beta-D-manno-heptose 1-phosphate adenylyltransferase yields MALPENAKLMSIRTFLKRKAEFAPGHRLVFTNGCFDVLHPGHVDLLRRARALGDSLILGLNSDESVRMLGKGDDRPLNTAEERAFVLAGLDCVDFIVIFHESTPLELIKACRPKVLVKGGDWPVDQIVGADVVAKAGGEVHSLPLLEGYSTTAFLEKVRG; encoded by the coding sequence ATGGCCCTGCCCGAAAATGCCAAGCTCATGAGCATCCGGACCTTCCTCAAGCGGAAGGCGGAGTTCGCTCCCGGCCATCGGCTCGTCTTCACCAACGGGTGCTTCGACGTGCTTCATCCCGGTCACGTGGACCTGCTTCGGCGCGCCCGCGCCCTGGGCGACTCCCTGATCCTCGGGCTCAACTCCGACGAGTCCGTCAGGATGCTCGGCAAGGGCGACGACCGCCCGCTCAACACGGCCGAGGAGCGCGCCTTCGTGCTCGCCGGTCTGGACTGCGTGGACTTCATCGTCATCTTCCACGAATCCACTCCGCTGGAACTCATCAAGGCGTGCCGACCGAAGGTCCTGGTCAAGGGCGGCGACTGGCCCGTGGACCAGATCGTCGGCGCGGACGTGGTCGCCAAGGCGGGCGGCGAGGTGCACAGCCTGCCGCTGCTTGAGGGATACTCCACCACCGCCTTCCTGGAGAAGGTGCGGGGATAA